CGGTTTGCAGTTAAGCAAATCAGTTGTTTTGAGTTCATAGCTTAATTTTATGGCATGCAATGTTTTCGCATTAATCTTGCCTGTTATGATTTTAATGGATAATAAATGATTTATGGAGTACTTCGTAATTCACAAAGGATTAACCTTTATCCGTGTCTGCTTTTTTTAGATGAATGTAGAGAAGCTCATGAAGATGGCCGGTGCTGTTCGCACCGGTGGCAAGGGCAGCATGAGAAGGTATTACTATAATAGCGAAACATTTTTACAACATTTTGCATGGTAGTCCTGAAAATGTTTTTGTTACAATGTTTGACACGCCAGACCTAAACAATCATGGTGCGGAAAAAAAGATGTTACAAAATGAAATTATTGGTTAACATAGATATTACACCCGACTTGAAGGCGGTATTTGAGCCGCCATATCTGACATTTTCAAATGATTAAAAACGTTGTCTGTAAGTTCTTTAGAGGCTTAAATGAAGAGGGTTACAATGGCATGCCACATTGTCTAGTAGTAATGGAGGTATAGTTTGTGCCTGCTTTCTGCTGGCGTGtctttgattttgcatggctcaaACACGATGTCTCGAATAGTGATCTCACGCGTGTGGCATTGATTTTATTAGTAATACTTCGTATAGAAATTCCTCTTGACCTCTGTTTTGTTTGCAGAAAGAAGAAGGCTGTTCACAAAACTACTACCACAGATGACAAAAGGCTGCAGGGCACCTTAAAGAGAATAGGGGTCAACGCTATTCCCTCGATTGAGGAAGTTAATATTTTCAAGGATGACCAGGTTATCCAGTTTCAAACCCCTAAAGGTGAGCGAATTTGGTGAAGTGTTTTATTCCATTTgtgccttttttttttattaaccaTGATAAGTTATGCATAAGTTGCAGTTTTTCGATTACTCGTTCAATCTTAATATGATGCTCTTTTTTTTTCCCTCTCCAGTTCAAGCCTCTATTGCGGCTAATACTTGGGTTGTCAGCGGTACGCCACAAATTAAGAGTAAGTAGCTTTTTGATAATTTATACACAATTgttgctcttttttttttcccttgaAGAAAATCGTCTTAGTTGTATATCTAAGTGACTTTGATGTTGTTTTCTTTCAGAATTGCAAGATATTCTTCCCGGAATTATCAACCAATTGGGTACGTCTTCTTGTTAGAAATGGTTTTTTATTGCATGAAAGACAATCCTTGATATTACCATGAACTCGACCCCTACAACGggattatttacaatttttttccgttttttctcCTAGTCTGTCGGTCTCAAACTATGATAGTATAAGACGGTCCTCAATGGACTTGCTAAATTAAAATATACCCTTGCCATGAATTTCAGGTCCCGATAACTTGGACAACTTGAGGAAGTTGGCAGAGCAGTTCCAGAAGGGCGGGCCTAATGCAAACTCAGAGGGAACTGGGCTTGATACTGTTGATGAGGACGATGACGAGGTCCCCGATCTTGTTGCTGGAGAAACCTTTGAAGCAGCAGCAGAGGAAGGCCAGAAGTCTTAATTTCATCAGTGATTTTGTGTGCCATGCTTCATTGCTTTGTATTGCTCATATTAATGCATTTTCGCCTCTTCACTTTACTAGCAATTTTGCTGAATTTGCTTCGAACAAGTAATGAAGATGATCGTCCGTTCTAATTTTGCCTTCATGATTTGTGCTTATTTTTTCAAAATACATGCAGTACCTTGATTTGATGACTGTAAAACTGGACTTGTACTCGTCATCATGATCAGTGTTATCACTCAGGTCGCTTACAGATTTGGCGCAGTTCTGGCTTTGTCGGGTCACATCCTTTGAGTGAACTTGGGTTCATTTTCAGAGTTAAATTACAACTAGTGTAGTTCCCGCACGAcattttttagatttattttataaagagacGCTCTCAATTAAAGTATTTGCATAAATGAATTATGATTTAATTAATTGTTATAgtctattaatattaatattaatattaatagaaGGTAAAAAAATGCTTATTACCATCAAAAAAATACTTTAAAAAAGTTACTATTTTATTACTATTAAAAATAATGGTATATCATTACATACAACTATTTTATGacattaataatataattaagttagttgtataatcTAATTAAAATGCGTATTAATTTTAAAACAATGGCTAATTCAAAAACGTGGGCTATTAATAGTTTTTTACTTTGACATGTGGGATAGAAAAATGTGGGCtacttatatgattcacaatTTACAATCCGTCTAATGTTGTGGTGTCAATATCCAGAAAATAGGCCCAATTAAGTAGGAGTTGTTTAGGCggaaaaactaagagaatttttattctcttagtagtagggggattatcccttttttttgttacaaaatTTGCTCAATTTGTTACAGGTCACAGAACACAGATTGTTGTTGTC
This sequence is a window from Silene latifolia isolate original U9 population chromosome 8, ASM4854445v1, whole genome shotgun sequence. Protein-coding genes within it:
- the LOC141596481 gene encoding nascent polypeptide-associated complex subunit beta-like translates to MNVEKLMKMAGAVRTGGKGSMRRKKKAVHKTTTTDDKRLQGTLKRIGVNAIPSIEEVNIFKDDQVIQFQTPKVQASIAANTWVVSGTPQIKKLQDILPGIINQLGPDNLDNLRKLAEQFQKGGPNANSEGTGLDTVDEDDDEVPDLVAGETFEAAAEEGQKS